In a genomic window of Pedobacter sp. KBS0701:
- a CDS encoding MotA/TolQ/ExbB proton channel family protein, translated as MANAPKPTTVKKESSSSASNVFATFVIPICIIIGFCVWRFVFGEGSNFIDGDREKLPLPGNYLGTAYKGGPIVAILVGLLLVVIVFSIERFIVIGKASGKSSLDTFIRKVQGLLSAGNIEAAKAECDKQQGSVANVIKSGLKKYSEVEADTNMDVEQSIVAIQKEVEEATALEMPMLEQNLTVIATLVSIGTLVGLLGTVTGMIRAFAGLANSGAPDQSALAVGISEALINTATGILVSTVAIIMYNVLTSKIDKLTYAIDEAGFSIVQTYASSHK; from the coding sequence ATGGCAAACGCACCAAAACCAACAACTGTTAAAAAAGAGAGCTCTTCTAGTGCTTCAAATGTATTTGCAACATTCGTTATTCCAATTTGTATTATCATTGGATTCTGTGTTTGGAGATTCGTATTCGGAGAAGGAAGTAACTTTATCGATGGTGACAGAGAGAAATTACCATTACCTGGTAACTATCTTGGAACAGCTTACAAAGGAGGTCCTATCGTAGCGATCTTAGTTGGATTACTATTAGTAGTAATTGTATTCTCTATCGAACGTTTCATCGTTATTGGTAAAGCAAGTGGAAAATCTAGCTTAGATACTTTCATTCGCAAAGTACAAGGTTTATTAAGCGCAGGTAACATCGAAGCTGCAAAAGCTGAGTGTGATAAACAACAAGGTTCAGTTGCTAACGTAATTAAATCTGGTTTGAAAAAATACAGTGAAGTTGAAGCTGATACTAATATGGATGTTGAGCAATCAATTGTTGCTATCCAAAAAGAAGTAGAAGAAGCTACAGCTTTAGAAATGCCAATGTTAGAGCAAAACTTAACTGTAATTGCAACTTTGGTATCAATCGGTACATTGGTAGGTTTATTGGGTACAGTAACAGGTATGATCCGTGCATTCGCCGGTTTAGCAAACTCTGGAGCACCAGATCAGTCGGCATTAGCGGTAGGTATCTCTGAGGCATTGATCAATACTGCAACAGGTATCTTGGTTTCTACTGTGGCAATTATCATGTATAACGTATTAACTTCTAAAATTGACAAGTTAACTTACGCAATCGATGAGGCTGGTTTCAGCATCGTTCAAACATACGCTAGTTCGCATAAATAA
- a CDS encoding biopolymer transporter ExbD yields the protein MPRIKVKRTSTVTDMTAMCDVASLLLTFFILTATARQPEPLAVSTPSSTYEFKVPVENNAILTIGQGKVFFEVAGTKVRAKTLELMGEQYKISFSPAEVQRFSNIGSFGVPIQSLKSLIAMNSGDRMKPGVQPGIPSDSTDNQLNSWVLNARKATKEINNQDMRISIKGDAKEEYPVVKKIIDVLQKQSVNKFLLVTNSEAKKK from the coding sequence ATGCCTAGAATTAAAGTTAAAAGAACAAGTACAGTAACAGATATGACTGCCATGTGTGATGTGGCATCATTGTTACTTACTTTCTTCATCTTAACTGCTACAGCAAGGCAACCAGAACCACTAGCCGTTTCTACACCTTCCTCAACGTATGAGTTTAAGGTACCCGTAGAAAACAATGCGATATTAACCATTGGGCAGGGGAAAGTTTTCTTTGAAGTAGCAGGTACGAAAGTAAGAGCGAAAACATTGGAGCTAATGGGCGAACAGTACAAAATATCGTTCAGTCCGGCCGAAGTTCAACGTTTCTCGAACATAGGAAGTTTCGGTGTGCCAATCCAGAGCTTAAAGTCGCTTATCGCCATGAATAGCGGCGACCGTATGAAGCCTGGGGTTCAACCGGGTATTCCATCGGATTCGACTGACAATCAGTTAAATTCCTGGGTTTTAAATGCGCGTAAAGCTACAAAAGAGATCAACAATCAGGATATGCGTATCAGTATTAAAGGCGACGCCAAAGAAGAATATCCGGTAGTTAAAAAGATTATTGATGTACTTCAGAAACAAAGTGTAAACAAGTTTTTATTGGTTACCAACTCTGAAGCTAAAAAGAAATAA
- a CDS encoding NADH-quinone oxidoreductase subunit B produces the protein MSEINIVDAPPGIEGSGFFATSIDKVIGLARSNSLWPLPFATSCCGIEFMATMGSHYDLGRFGAERLSFSPRQADVLMVMGTIAKKMAPVLKQVYIQMAEPRWVMAVGACASSGGIFDTYSVLQGIDEVIPVDVYVPGCPPRPEAILDGFQRIQDLVKNESGRRRNSDYYKELLGQYGIK, from the coding sequence ATGAGTGAAATTAATATAGTTGATGCGCCTCCAGGAATAGAAGGATCTGGCTTTTTTGCTACTTCTATTGATAAAGTGATTGGTTTGGCCCGCTCAAATTCATTATGGCCTTTACCTTTCGCAACTTCTTGTTGTGGAATCGAGTTTATGGCAACCATGGGTTCTCATTATGATTTAGGTCGTTTTGGTGCTGAACGCTTAAGCTTTTCTCCCCGTCAGGCTGATGTTTTAATGGTTATGGGTACCATTGCAAAAAAAATGGCCCCGGTATTAAAACAGGTTTATATCCAAATGGCAGAGCCACGTTGGGTAATGGCGGTTGGTGCCTGCGCAAGTAGTGGTGGTATTTTTGATACCTATTCGGTACTGCAAGGTATTGATGAAGTAATTCCGGTCGATGTTTACGTTCCGGGATGTCCGCCTAGGCCAGAAGCCATTTTAGATGGTTTCCAACGTATCCAGGATTTAGTGAAGAATGAATCAGGCAGAAGAAGAAATTCTGATTATTACAAAGAACTTTTAGGTCAATACGGCATTAAATAA
- the nuoE gene encoding NAD(P)H-dependent oxidoreductase subunit E, whose amino-acid sequence MLKVEEQTPVVFSSELLAKFDEVKSRYPEGKHKSALLPLLHLVQAEFLWVSTPAMDKVAEYLNIQPIEVYEVATFYTMYFLKPQGKYALEVCRTGPCCLVGAEKILSHLENKLGIKEGEVTADGLFSFRGVECLAACGFGPVLQISPEYTFYENLTEASVDKLIEDLKNKS is encoded by the coding sequence ATGCTTAAAGTAGAAGAACAAACACCTGTAGTGTTTTCATCAGAATTGCTGGCCAAATTTGATGAAGTAAAAAGCCGTTACCCTGAAGGCAAACACAAATCAGCTTTGCTACCATTATTACATTTGGTACAGGCCGAATTCCTTTGGGTAAGTACACCAGCAATGGATAAGGTGGCCGAATATTTAAATATTCAGCCGATTGAAGTTTATGAAGTGGCAACATTTTATACGATGTACTTTTTAAAACCACAGGGTAAGTATGCCTTAGAGGTTTGCCGTACTGGCCCTTGTTGCCTGGTTGGTGCCGAAAAAATATTAAGCCACCTGGAAAATAAGTTGGGCATTAAAGAGGGTGAAGTTACTGCCGATGGTTTATTCAGCTTTAGAGGAGTTGAATGCTTAGCTGCCTGTGGTTTCGGTCCGGTGTTGCAAATTAGCCCGGAATATACTTTCTACGAAAACCTGACTGAAGCAAGTGTAGATAAATTGATTGAAGATTTGAAAAATAAGTCCTAA
- a CDS encoding PstS family phosphate ABC transporter substrate-binding protein → MKNFLLIFCVLALIVSCKRKNKTDAVKETRTSGTLKILVDESVGPIVQDQINIFGLDYPDAKFEATVKPEEELLPAFLNDSVRVIILPRLLTKAEEKYYNQRNIKINSSRFAIDGIALITNQSNIDSTINVKEVIDILQGKKSDKKLVFDNAYSSTFQYFKELAHIGQFPATGVYSKNSSKEVIKLIAEDKNFIGILGVNWITGKDTGVSESLSKIKVLGVKNIKGKVGDDQFYKPTQDNLINGVYPFLRNINIIDCEGRDGLGTGFATWLRSQRGQLIVLKSGLGPHKLMPRQINLTKGN, encoded by the coding sequence ATGAAAAATTTCCTTTTAATATTTTGTGTACTGGCATTAATCGTATCCTGCAAGCGTAAAAACAAGACGGATGCAGTTAAAGAAACCAGAACAAGCGGTACCTTAAAAATATTGGTTGATGAAAGTGTTGGACCGATTGTTCAGGATCAGATCAATATTTTTGGTTTAGACTACCCGGATGCAAAATTTGAGGCGACAGTTAAACCTGAAGAAGAATTATTACCTGCTTTCTTGAATGATAGCGTAAGGGTAATTATTTTACCAAGATTATTAACCAAGGCAGAAGAAAAGTATTATAATCAGCGTAATATTAAAATTAACTCTTCACGTTTCGCTATTGATGGTATCGCTTTAATTACAAATCAAAGCAATATCGATAGTACAATTAACGTTAAAGAGGTGATTGATATCTTACAGGGGAAGAAATCAGATAAAAAACTGGTCTTTGATAACGCCTATTCTAGTACCTTTCAGTATTTTAAAGAGTTGGCCCATATTGGCCAGTTTCCAGCTACAGGTGTTTACTCAAAAAATTCTAGCAAAGAAGTAATTAAACTTATTGCAGAAGATAAAAATTTTATTGGTATTTTAGGCGTGAATTGGATCACGGGCAAAGATACAGGGGTGAGTGAATCTCTTTCAAAGATAAAAGTGTTGGGTGTAAAGAATATAAAAGGGAAAGTAGGAGACGATCAGTTCTATAAACCAACTCAGGATAACTTAATCAATGGCGTTTATCCTTTCTTAAGAAATATAAATATTATAGATTGCGAAGGAAGAGATGGTTTAGGCACAGGATTTGCAACATGGTTAAGAAGTCAGAGGGGACAATTGATTGTACTTAAATCTGGACTTGGCCCACATAAATTAATGCCAAGGCAAATTAACCTGACCAAAGGAAATTAA
- a CDS encoding energy transducer TonB translates to MSKLDIFRKEWLEVVFADKNKNYGAYQLRKSNGANTTKALIIGSIIFLVLFFSPKIYSLIKGSMDQQEDQVKAQEVILAPPPPVNPETPPPPPVEPPPPKVDQVKMPPPIVKPDIEVRDEPPTVEKLKEADPGQRDIKGDPTADIVIAEPVGEGPKREAAVAVDDNKVYDFVSIEKQPEFPGGIAKFYGYLGKAIKYPPMAQENNVQGKVFLSFVVEKDGKLTDITVTRGLGSGTDEEAIRVLKASPRWNPGIQNGKPVRVKYNINVNFTLN, encoded by the coding sequence ATGTCGAAGTTAGATATATTCAGAAAAGAATGGCTTGAAGTGGTTTTTGCAGATAAAAACAAAAACTATGGTGCGTACCAATTGCGTAAAAGTAATGGTGCAAATACCACCAAAGCCTTAATTATTGGATCTATTATCTTCCTTGTATTATTTTTCTCTCCAAAAATCTACAGCCTTATTAAAGGTTCAATGGATCAACAGGAAGATCAGGTAAAAGCACAGGAAGTAATTTTAGCTCCACCACCACCGGTAAATCCGGAAACACCTCCACCGCCACCGGTAGAGCCACCGCCACCAAAGGTAGATCAGGTGAAAATGCCACCTCCGATTGTAAAACCCGATATCGAGGTTCGTGATGAACCACCTACAGTTGAAAAATTGAAGGAAGCTGATCCAGGTCAGAGAGATATCAAAGGTGATCCAACTGCTGATATTGTTATCGCTGAACCAGTAGGTGAAGGACCAAAAAGAGAAGCTGCAGTTGCAGTTGATGATAATAAAGTTTATGACTTTGTTAGTATTGAGAAACAACCAGAATTCCCCGGAGGTATTGCTAAATTTTATGGCTACTTAGGTAAGGCAATAAAATATCCGCCAATGGCACAGGAGAACAACGTTCAGGGTAAAGTGTTTTTATCTTTCGTTGTGGAAAAAGATGGTAAATTAACAGATATCACAGTTACCCGTGGTTTGGGTAGCGGAACTGATGAAGAAGCCATCCGTGTATTAAAAGCGAGCCCACGTTGGAACCCAGGTATCCAGAATGGTAAGCCGGTAAGGGTAAAATACAACATCAACGTTAACTTTACATTGAACTAA
- a CDS encoding NADH-quinone oxidoreductase subunit C has product MEETTLNNNINVKLTEKFGEKVTAVSEPYGLLTFVTYKDVIVNVLSHLKEELKFNFLTDITAVHYPGKDHGIAVVYHLHNMVEKVRIRIKVFISEQNPTIPTATTVWKGANWMERETYDLFGVKFEGHPDLRRILNMDDLGVHPMLKQYPLEDPNRVDKKDEFFGR; this is encoded by the coding sequence ATGGAAGAAACGACGCTAAATAACAACATAAACGTTAAACTGACTGAAAAGTTTGGCGAAAAAGTTACTGCTGTTTCTGAACCTTATGGGTTATTAACTTTTGTAACTTATAAAGATGTTATTGTAAATGTGCTTTCACATCTTAAAGAAGAATTAAAATTCAATTTTCTAACGGATATTACAGCAGTTCATTACCCTGGTAAAGATCATGGTATCGCTGTTGTTTATCATCTGCATAACATGGTAGAGAAAGTTAGGATCAGGATTAAGGTTTTCATTTCAGAGCAAAATCCAACTATCCCAACTGCAACAACGGTTTGGAAAGGTGCGAACTGGATGGAGCGTGAAACTTATGATCTGTTTGGAGTTAAATTTGAAGGTCACCCTGATTTACGCCGTATTTTAAATATGGATGATTTGGGTGTTCATCCGATGCTGAAACAATATCCATTGGAAGATCCGAACAGAGTGGATAAAAAAGACGAATTTTTTGGAAGGTAA
- a CDS encoding tetratricopeptide repeat protein has protein sequence MKILKKAITLNVGLVLMGSAVFAQDLNDAKKAIDAEQYQKASSMLKSLVSSKASDGNNYYNLGLVYLKTGYIDSARAVFTKGVTADPKNNLNLIGLGEADMLSNNPSSAKTNFDKAVALAPKDYKTYLYIGKAYLAQDKPSDDVSKPDFTNALANITKADELDSKDKDAEVFLAQGDAYALQKKNSEALGPYMRVGDVDPNNRRAKTQIGKMYKESRAFPEGEKELQDVIAADANYGPAYRELGELYLQWSSFGTDKEKAKKAIENYKKYMDLTDKSLESQLRYAQFLFYAKDFPTLEQVASTIQAPANDPKSAIVSRMKGWAAYENKNYPAALTSMNDFFAKEKDPNKILAFDYLYLGKAQLKAGQDSLALINITKAVEKDSTNADALAEVAKSFYDAKKYAKSSEIYEKAIKANPNGKGALYNYYYNAMANYFDYAAKLTAKQNPSKDILVRADSSIAKVTQLAPETYDAYLTRARINSLLDDEKEPKGLMLPFYEEYIKKITEKPELATANAKKLSEAYDTIGGYYYYKDKEKAKEYFNKSVAVYPTGTFAAAKLKELAAPAPKGKGK, from the coding sequence ATGAAAATTTTAAAGAAAGCAATAACCTTAAATGTAGGTTTAGTGTTGATGGGTTCTGCAGTTTTTGCTCAAGATTTAAATGACGCGAAAAAAGCCATCGACGCGGAGCAGTATCAAAAAGCATCATCAATGCTTAAATCATTGGTGAGTTCAAAAGCTTCAGATGGTAATAATTATTACAATCTTGGTTTGGTTTACCTAAAAACCGGTTATATCGACTCTGCCAGGGCCGTATTTACCAAGGGTGTTACTGCTGATCCGAAAAACAACTTAAACTTAATCGGTTTAGGTGAAGCAGATATGTTATCTAATAACCCAAGTTCTGCTAAGACTAATTTTGACAAGGCAGTAGCTTTGGCACCTAAAGACTACAAAACTTATTTGTATATCGGTAAAGCCTATTTAGCACAGGATAAACCGAGTGATGATGTATCAAAACCGGATTTTACCAATGCTTTAGCAAATATTACCAAAGCAGATGAGTTAGATTCTAAAGATAAGGATGCTGAAGTTTTCTTAGCACAAGGCGATGCTTATGCTTTGCAGAAAAAAAACTCTGAAGCATTGGGTCCATATATGCGTGTTGGTGATGTTGATCCTAACAACAGAAGAGCTAAAACGCAGATTGGTAAAATGTACAAAGAATCAAGGGCTTTTCCTGAAGGCGAGAAAGAATTACAGGATGTAATTGCTGCTGATGCAAACTACGGTCCGGCTTACCGCGAGTTAGGTGAGTTATATTTACAATGGAGTAGTTTTGGTACAGATAAAGAAAAAGCAAAAAAAGCCATTGAGAATTACAAAAAGTACATGGACTTAACAGATAAATCTTTGGAGTCTCAGTTGCGTTATGCTCAATTCTTATTTTACGCAAAAGATTTTCCAACTTTGGAGCAGGTAGCATCAACTATACAAGCACCAGCTAACGATCCTAAGAGTGCTATCGTATCCAGGATGAAAGGTTGGGCTGCTTATGAGAATAAAAACTATCCTGCTGCACTTACCAGCATGAATGATTTCTTCGCTAAAGAGAAAGACCCTAACAAAATCCTTGCTTTCGATTATTTATATTTAGGTAAAGCTCAGTTAAAAGCTGGTCAAGATAGTTTAGCATTAATTAATATCACTAAAGCTGTAGAAAAAGATTCTACAAATGCCGATGCATTGGCTGAAGTTGCTAAAAGTTTTTACGATGCTAAAAAATATGCTAAATCATCTGAGATTTATGAGAAAGCTATAAAAGCTAATCCTAACGGAAAAGGAGCTTTATATAACTATTATTATAATGCAATGGCAAATTATTTTGATTATGCTGCAAAATTAACAGCTAAACAAAATCCTTCAAAAGATATCTTAGTAAGGGCTGATTCGTCAATTGCTAAAGTGACACAACTAGCTCCTGAAACTTACGACGCATATTTAACAAGAGCTCGTATTAACAGTTTGTTGGATGATGAGAAAGAGCCTAAGGGTTTGATGCTTCCGTTTTATGAGGAGTATATCAAAAAGATAACTGAAAAACCTGAATTAGCTACAGCAAACGCTAAGAAACTTTCTGAAGCTTATGATACTATTGGTGGTTATTATTACTACAAAGACAAGGAAAAAGCTAAAGAATATTTTAATAAAAGTGTAGCTGTATATCCTACTGGAACTTTTGCAGCAGCTAAGTTAAAAGAATTAGCTGCTCCAGCTCCAAAAGGTAAAGGCAAATAA
- the pckA gene encoding phosphoenolpyruvate carboxykinase (ATP), with protein sequence MSKKKLQAPDLSYLNLGGNIAVNYQLSPKELIDDALLNKEGILAASGALAIDTGKFTGRSPKDRFIVCDDITEEEVWWGDVNIKICPEKFDQLFNKLTNYLGDKKIYVRDASACADPDYAISIRVITETAYQNLFAHNLFIRPDEDDLISSPEWTIIAAPGFQADPAVDGTRQENFSIINFTKKMILIGGTGYTGEIKKGIFSVLNFILPVYKNTLSMHCSANVGKDGDTAIFFGLSGTGKTTLSADPERGLIGDDEHGWGNDSVFNFEGGCYAKCVDLTEEKEPQIFKAIKFGSLLENINFFPGTKDVDYSNIDKTENTRVAYPIDYIDNAILPSVAAVPKNIFFLTADAFGVLPPISRLNVEQTMFHFMSGYTAKVAGTEAGVTEPQLTFSACFGKAFLPLHPSKYAALLGEKMKKHQVQVWLVNTGWSGGAYGVGKRMKLSYTRAMIKAALNGDLNHHHYKKHHVFKLMMPLICPGVPYDILDPSKTWDNQEEYFLKAYQLADAFSENFKQFELTKVPKSRHEALKLC encoded by the coding sequence ATGAGCAAAAAGAAACTGCAAGCGCCAGATTTAAGCTATTTAAATCTAGGCGGGAACATTGCTGTAAATTACCAGTTATCTCCAAAAGAGTTAATTGATGATGCATTATTAAATAAAGAAGGTATACTGGCGGCATCGGGAGCACTGGCCATTGATACCGGTAAATTTACCGGACGTTCGCCTAAAGACAGGTTTATCGTGTGCGACGACATAACAGAAGAAGAGGTTTGGTGGGGTGATGTAAACATTAAAATCTGTCCTGAGAAATTCGACCAGTTATTCAATAAGCTTACCAATTACCTTGGCGATAAGAAAATCTATGTACGTGATGCTTCGGCATGTGCTGATCCGGATTATGCAATATCCATCCGCGTAATTACTGAAACAGCGTATCAGAATCTTTTTGCTCACAATTTATTTATCCGTCCTGATGAAGATGATTTAATAAGCAGTCCGGAGTGGACCATTATTGCCGCTCCGGGATTTCAGGCAGATCCTGCTGTTGATGGAACCCGTCAGGAAAATTTTTCCATCATCAATTTTACTAAAAAAATGATTTTGATCGGGGGAACCGGTTATACAGGTGAAATCAAAAAAGGAATTTTCTCTGTACTGAATTTCATTCTTCCGGTATATAAGAATACACTTTCTATGCACTGTTCGGCTAATGTTGGCAAAGATGGAGATACCGCTATCTTCTTCGGCTTATCTGGAACGGGCAAAACTACTTTGTCAGCCGATCCTGAGCGCGGTTTAATTGGAGATGATGAGCATGGCTGGGGTAACGATTCCGTATTCAACTTCGAGGGCGGCTGTTATGCAAAATGTGTTGATTTAACAGAAGAAAAAGAGCCTCAGATATTTAAAGCGATTAAATTTGGCTCATTATTAGAAAACATCAACTTCTTCCCGGGAACAAAAGATGTTGATTATTCCAATATTGATAAAACAGAAAATACGCGTGTAGCTTATCCCATAGATTATATTGATAATGCTATTCTGCCCTCTGTTGCCGCGGTACCAAAAAATATTTTTTTTCTTACCGCTGATGCGTTTGGCGTATTGCCTCCAATATCCAGATTAAACGTAGAGCAGACCATGTTCCATTTTATGAGTGGTTATACCGCTAAAGTTGCCGGAACAGAAGCTGGCGTTACTGAGCCCCAGTTAACATTTTCTGCTTGCTTTGGAAAAGCTTTTCTTCCATTGCATCCTTCAAAATACGCCGCATTACTCGGCGAGAAAATGAAAAAACACCAGGTACAAGTTTGGCTGGTAAACACAGGATGGAGTGGGGGAGCTTATGGTGTTGGTAAAAGGATGAAATTAAGTTATACACGGGCAATGATCAAAGCAGCATTAAACGGGGATTTAAATCACCACCATTATAAAAAACATCATGTGTTTAAATTAATGATGCCCTTAATTTGTCCGGGTGTGCCCTATGATATTTTAGACCCTTCTAAAACATGGGATAATCAGGAAGAATATTTTTTAAAAGCTTATCAACTGGCAGATGCCTTCTCAGAAAATTTTAAGCAGTTTGAACTGACAAAAGTACCAAAAAGCAGACACGAAGCGTTAAAATTATGTTAA
- a CDS encoding biopolymer transporter ExbD encodes MAELNTGGKKATPRVDMTPMVDLMFLLVTFFILTTVISTPQAMDIAKPDKNEKLPENRLELKASKTMTILLGKSNKVAWYMGVAGESAPTIESGSQIEDAIVKNRKAADASGVAGDFVVLVKPTSGSTFQNFVDIMDELEILKVKVRQIDDDNILDNEKQFMKEKGIL; translated from the coding sequence ATGGCAGAATTAAACACAGGCGGGAAGAAAGCCACCCCAAGGGTTGATATGACTCCGATGGTGGATCTAATGTTTCTTTTGGTAACATTCTTTATCTTAACAACAGTAATCTCTACGCCACAAGCGATGGATATTGCAAAGCCAGATAAAAACGAAAAGTTACCAGAGAACAGATTGGAACTGAAGGCAAGTAAAACAATGACTATTTTGTTAGGTAAAAGCAATAAAGTAGCATGGTACATGGGAGTAGCTGGCGAAAGCGCCCCAACTATCGAATCTGGTTCACAAATCGAAGATGCTATTGTTAAAAATAGAAAAGCAGCTGATGCCTCAGGCGTTGCCGGAGACTTTGTTGTACTGGTAAAACCAACATCAGGTTCTACATTCCAAAACTTTGTAGATATAATGGATGAGTTGGAAATTCTTAAAGTTAAGGTTCGTCAAATCGACGATGATAACATCCTTGACAATGAGAAACAGTTCATGAAAGAAAAAGGAATTTTATAA
- a CDS encoding NADH-quinone oxidoreductase subunit D: MNHNHPVFTDNDPQSELVTLNLGPTHPATHGVFQNVLQLDGERIVSGVSTIGYIHRAFEKIAEHRPFYQITPLTDRLNYCSSPINNMGWHMTVEKLLNIQMPKRVDYLRVIIMELSRIADHIICNTIIGQDTGATTTFLYLFQFREHIYEIFEEVCGARLTTNIGRIGGFERDFNDIAFAKIDKFLKEFPKALKEFENLLTRNRIFIDRTAGVAEVTQEKALEYSWTGPLLRATGVDYDVRISDPYSSYQDFDFEVPVGTSGDIYDRYLVRNEEMWQSVRIIEQAVVKLKTEPKGIFHADVPEFYLPPKQEVYNNMEALIYHFKIVMGEIDAPKAEVYHAVEGGNGELGFYLINDGGRTPYRLHFRRPSFINYQMFAPMSEGMLLSDAIINMSSMNIIAGELDA, translated from the coding sequence ATGAATCATAACCATCCGGTATTTACAGATAACGACCCGCAAAGTGAGCTGGTAACCTTAAACTTAGGTCCAACACACCCTGCAACCCACGGCGTTTTTCAAAACGTTCTGCAATTAGATGGCGAACGCATTGTGAGCGGCGTTTCTACTATTGGGTACATCCACCGTGCTTTCGAAAAGATTGCCGAGCATCGCCCTTTTTACCAGATTACTCCACTTACCGACCGTTTAAACTATTGCTCTTCTCCTATTAATAATATGGGCTGGCACATGACGGTTGAGAAGTTGTTAAATATTCAAATGCCGAAACGTGTAGATTATCTTCGGGTAATCATTATGGAGCTTTCGCGTATTGCCGATCACATTATCTGCAACACGATTATTGGTCAGGATACCGGAGCTACCACCACTTTCTTATACCTTTTTCAGTTTCGCGAACACATTTACGAAATCTTTGAAGAAGTATGTGGTGCGCGTTTAACTACAAATATTGGACGTATTGGTGGTTTCGAAAGAGATTTCAATGATATCGCCTTTGCTAAAATCGATAAGTTTTTAAAAGAGTTCCCTAAAGCATTAAAAGAGTTCGAAAATCTGTTAACACGTAACCGTATTTTTATTGACAGAACGGCAGGTGTTGCAGAGGTTACCCAGGAAAAAGCGTTAGAATATAGTTGGACTGGCCCACTTTTACGTGCCACAGGTGTAGATTACGATGTTCGCATAAGTGACCCATATTCTTCTTATCAGGATTTCGATTTCGAAGTTCCGGTAGGTACTAGCGGTGATATTTACGACAGGTATTTAGTGCGTAACGAAGAAATGTGGCAAAGTGTCCGCATTATCGAACAGGCAGTTGTGAAGTTAAAAACAGAGCCAAAAGGCATTTTCCATGCCGATGTCCCTGAATTTTACCTTCCTCCAAAACAAGAAGTTTACAACAATATGGAAGCATTAATCTATCACTTCAAAATTGTGATGGGTGAGATTGATGCACCAAAAGCAGAAGTTTATCACGCTGTAGAAGGCGGAAATGGAGAATTAGGATTCTATCTGATCAATGATGGAGGCCGTACACCGTACCGTTTGCACTTCCGCAGACCAAGTTTTATAAACTACCAGATGTTTGCACCAATGAGCGAGGGCATGTTATTGTCTGATGCCATTATCAACATGAGTAGTATGAATATTATTGCAGGAGAATTAGATGCTTAA
- a CDS encoding NADH-quinone oxidoreductase subunit A yields the protein MQAQSSAIDFLPIIFQVIVALGFVVTTLVATHFLGPKRKTSDKLETFEAGIKSVGNARQPFSIKYFVVAILFVLFDVEVIFMYPWAVNFRALRMDGMIEMFIFMGTLLLGFIYVIKKKVLDWN from the coding sequence ATGCAAGCGCAAAGTTCGGCTATAGATTTTTTACCAATTATATTTCAAGTAATTGTTGCTTTAGGTTTCGTAGTAACTACATTGGTTGCTACCCACTTTTTAGGTCCAAAACGCAAAACGAGTGATAAGTTAGAAACTTTTGAAGCGGGTATAAAATCAGTAGGTAATGCCCGCCAGCCTTTCTCTATCAAATATTTTGTAGTAGCCATCTTATTTGTACTTTTCGATGTGGAGGTTATCTTTATGTATCCATGGGCAGTTAATTTCCGTGCATTACGTATGGATGGAATGATTGAAATGTTCATTTTCATGGGCACATTATTGCTGGGTTTCATCTACGTAATCAAGAAAAAAGTTTTAGACTGGAACTAA